TGTACTCGCGCGCGTCCAGCAGCGGGAAGCGGTAGGGCTCCGTCGTCGGCTCCACTCCGGCGGTGGAGTAGACCCAGACGAAGCCGTCCTGCTCACGGGTGGCATGCGCGGTGGCGCAGCGGGCTCGCGCGCCGGGCTCGCCGAGGAAGCCGGGGATGGCGCGGCACTGCCCTGCCCCGTCGAAGCGCCAGCCGTGGTAGCCGCACTGGAGCTGGCCTTCCTTCACGCGGCCCAGGGACAGGGGCACGTTGCGGTGCGGGCAGCGGTCCACCAGGGCCGCGGGCTTGCCGCCCTCGCCCCGGAAGAGGACCAGGGGCGTGCCCTGGAGCGTGCGCGCCAGGGGTTTGCTTCCCAGCTCGCTCGAGGCGCAGAGGATGAACCAGGCGTTCGGCAGGTGGACGACGGAGACGTGACCGGCGGGCGCACCGGGGGTGCGCGCCTCCTCGCGAGAAGTCATACGGGGCAGTCTAATGGGGCGGACGGCCGATGCACGCCTGCCGATGTACGTCCGGAAGCGGCCTCGGCCCCGGGAGACCCTCGGAGCCCCTACACAGGTGTGGCTCCAGCAGAAGCGAGCTCGGCAGGCTGGCGGCTCGTCGGGCGTCCACCGGGCCAGGCGCCCGCGGCGGGGGACGGGTTCCAGGCTCGCCGCCTCAAGAGGCGGGCCACGAGCAGACGACCTCGCCCGGACCCGGTGCCGCGCCTCGTAGGGCTACAGCCCCAGCTTCCGCAGCCGGAGCGCGTTGGCGATGACCGACACCGACGAGAGGCTCATCGCCGCGCTGGCGAAGATGGGACTGAGCAGCAGGCCGAAGAACGGATACAGCACGCCCGCCGCCAGCGGCACCCCCAGCAGGTTGTAGATGAAGGCGAAGAAGAGGTTCTGCCGGATGTTGCCCAGCGTGCCCCGGCTCAGCCTCCGCGCCCGGGCGATGGCCCGCAGGTCTCCCTTCACCAGCGTGACGCCCGCGCTCTCCATCGCGATGTCCGTCCCCGTCCCCATCGCGATGCCCACGTCCGCCTGCGCCAGCGCGGGCGCGTCGTTGACGCCGTCACCCGCCATGGCCACCACCCGCCCCTCCCGCTGGAGCCTCCGCACCACGTCGCCCTTCGCCTCCGGCAGCACCCCGGCGATGACGTCGGAGATGCCCAGCCGCCGCGCCACCGCCTGCGCCGTCGTCTCACTGTCCCCCGTGAGCATCACCACGCGCAGGCCCTCCGCGCGCAGCAACTCCAGCGCCTCCGGCGTGGACGCCTTCACCGGGTCCGCCACGCCGAGCAGCCCCGCCATCCGCCCGTCCACCGCCACCAGCACCACCGTCTGGCCCTCGCCGCGCAGCGCCTCTGCACGGGCCCCCAGCTCGCCCGCGCCCGCGCCCTGCGTGGTCATCAGCGCCGCGTTCCCCAGCGCCACCACGGCACCGTCCACCCGCCCCGTGACGCCCTGCCCCGTGTGCGAGCGGAAGTCCTCCACCTTCGACAGCGGGACGCCCCGCTCCTTCGCGCCCTCCACGATGGCTGCCGCCAGCGGGTGCTCGCTGCCGCGCTCCAGGCTCGCGGCCAACGCCAGCAGGCGTGCCTCGTCGAGCCCCGCCGCCGGCACCACCGACACCAGCTTCGGCTTGCCCTCCGTGAGCGTGCCCGTCTTGTCCACCACCAGCGTGTCCACCGCCTCCAGTCGCTCCAGCGCCGCCGCGTCGCGGATGAGGACTCCCGCCTGTGCACCCCGCCCCGTGCCCACCATCACGGACATGGGCGTGGCCAGGCCCAGCGCGCACGGGCAGGCGATGATGAGCACCGCCACCGCGTTGACCAGCGCATGCGCCAGCCGGGGCTCCGGGCCCCACACGCCCCACACCACCGCCGTCACCACCGCCACCACGATGACCACCGGGACGAAGACCGCCGCCACCTTGTCCGCCAGCCGCTGAATCGGCGCACGGGTGCGCTGCGCCTCGCTCACCCGCTGGACGATGCGCGACAGCAGCGTGTCCTTCCCCACCCGCTCCGCCCGCATCACCAGCGAGCCCGTGCCATTCACCGTGCCGCCCGTCACCTTCTCGCCCGGCGTCTTCTCCACCGGGAGGGACTCGCCCGTCACCATGGACTCGTCCACCGCGCTGGCGCCCTCCAGCACCACGCCGTCCACCGGCACCTTCTCACCGGGGCGCACGCGCAGCCGGTCCCCCACGTGGACGTGCGTGAGCGGCACGTCGTCCTCGTGCCCGTCGTCGCGCACGCGGCGCGCCACGGCGGGCGCCAGGCTCAGCAGCGCGCGCAGCGCTCCCGAGGTGGCGTGCCGGGCCCGCAGCTCCAGCACCTGTCCCAGCGCCACCAGGGTGACGATGACGGCGGCGGCCTCGAAGTAGAGCGGCGCCGAGCCCCCATGCCCCGTGCGCAGCCCGTGCGGCAGCACGTCAGGCAGCAGCGTGGCGAAGACGCTGAAGAGGTACGCCGCGCCCGTGCCCAGCGCGATGAGCGTGAACATGTTGAGGTGCCGGTTGCGCACCGAGGCCCACCCACGCTGGAAGAAGGGCCAGCCGCCCCAGAGCACCACCGGCGTGGCCAGCACCAATTGCGCCCACGCCAGCACCGACGCGGGCACCGCGTGCTGCACGGGCTGCCCGGGAATCATGTCCGACATGGCCAGCACGAGCAGCGGCACGGTGAGCCCCAGGCCCACGCGGAAGCGCAGCCGCATGGACTGGAGCTCGGGGTCCGGCGCCTGATCGGGCAGCACGGTGCGCGGCTCCAGCGCCATGCCGCAGATGGGGCAGCTCCCCGGCCCCTCGCGCACCACCTCCGGGTGCATGGGGCACACGTACTCGACGCGCGCCTCGAGCGTGGGCGGGGACTCGGGCTCCAGCGCCATGCCGCACTTCGGGCAGGCCCCCGGGTGGTCCTGCCGCACCTCCGGGTCCATGGGGCACACGTACAGCGTGCCGGGGGCCGCGGGCGCGGGGGGCGGCTCGGCCTGCGCGGGCGTGAGGTAGCGCGCCGGGTCCGCGCGGAAGCGCTCCCGGCACTTCGCGTTGCAGAAGTAGAAGGTGCGGCCCTCGTGCTCCAGGCTGCCGCCCTTCGGGGCACGTGGGTCCACCTTCATGCCGCAGATGGGGTCGATGGCATGCGCCTCCTCGCTCGTGGGGGGAGGCGGCGTGGGACCGCCGTGCAGGTGCGGGTGCGAATGGGAGTGGGACATGGGGCTGCTGTGCTCCTTTCGCCCGGGAAAACGAGGCACCTCTCCGGCTCTTACAGCTGGAGCCTCCAGGAGAAGTAATCGTCATCCTCCAGGACGGCAGGACCAGGCCCCCGTCCCGCCCACTCACGCTGGCGGGGGCTTGTTGTAGCCCGCGTCACCGTAGGGCTTGAGCCGGTCCAGCCAGAGCGCCTCCAGCACCTTCAGCTCCTCCTTCGGGTCCGCACCGGGCTCCTCGGAGGGCTCCAGCACATCGAGCACGTCGAAGGAGAAGCTGTCGGCGCCGTAGCGCCTCCAGTCCTCCAGCAGCTCGGGGAAGCGCCCCATGCCGGTGGTCAGCTCGAAGCGGATGCGGTTGAGCATGCCCGGGATGTTCATGCTGGTCCCCACCAGGACCTTGCCATTGGCGCGGTTGCGCACGGCGAACACTCCCATGGGGGGCGGCTTCTCCTTGTAGGCGCGCTTCAGCTCGGCGCGCGTGGGCTTGCCGCCGCCCGGCTGCGGCGGCGGGGACATGGGCGCTTCATTCGACGACATGGGTGCCTTCCTGCGTGAGAGAGAGGGAGCGCGCTTCAAAGCGCGAGAGGCTTCGGCGAGACGCGTGAGGCGCGATGCGAGCCGGTCATGGGCGGCCCCGTTCTTCGGCGCCAGCCAGTCGGGACCCGCCAGTGCCCAGTCGGGGTCCGCCAGGTCCACGCCCAGTGCCGTCAGCACGTCGGGCCCGCAGACGAAGAACTGCTGCCGGAAGGGGACGAGGTAGCCGCCCTCCCGTCGCAGCGAGGCCAGTGCTTCGTCGTAGGTGTTGAACCAGCGGTTGAGGAAGACGCCGCCGACGCGGGACAGCAGCGCCTCGAAGTCCACGCTGGACGCGGCCTCCGCCTCGCGCGCGGCCTTCAAGTCCACCCAGGAGGCGAAGCCCTGCTCCCGGGCGATGAGCGCCAGCACATGCTTGCGCTGCACCGAGTCCCGTCGGGACAGCAGCTCGGCCGGCGACAGGGACGCGAAGACGGGCAGCGTGAGCAGCCGCTCGGCCGCCCGCCTGGAGCGCGCAGCGTCCTGCGAGCACAGCTCCTTGAGCAGGAGCGATGCGCGGACCTTGCATTCCTGGAAGGAGAGCGGTGCGACGGTTCCCATGGCACGTCCCTAACGAGCGGCCCTTACCCGAGAAACGGGCCGCGGAAGGAACTGAGCGAGAACTGTCGGGCTATGGGGTGAAGCGGGAGGGTGACGTCGTCTTTTTCGGGTCAGGCGCCCCTCGGCACCTTCACGAAGGATAACGAGGGGCCGAGGCCGCCGGCAAGGCCTTCTCCCGGCTCAGGCGCGGGACTTCTTGCACGAGCAGTCCAGGCAGCCGTGCGAGGCACAGGTGCCACAGCTCCGCTCCAGCTGCTTCTTCAGCGCCTGCCGGGCCCGGTGCAGTCGCACGCCCGCGTTGTTGGCGGTGATGCCCGCCTCCCGCGCCACGTCCGGCACGCCGCGCTCCTCCAGGTCCACCTTGCGCACCAGCTCCGCGTACTCGGGCTTCAGCGTGGGCAGCAGCTCTCCCACGCAGGCGCACACGGCGGTCTTCAGCTCCGGGTCCTCGCTGGCCTCCGTGGCCTCACGGGCCTCGCGCTCCAGCGCGCGTCCTTCCGCGGCCTGCTTGCGGTAGTGGTCCACCAGCGCGTTGCGCAGCAGCCGGTAGAACCACGTCACCGCGCCCTCACCGTCGTGCAGCGCCCCGCCCTTCTCCAGGGTCTTCACGAAGGCCGCCTGGAGCAACTCCTCCGCTACGGCCCGGCTCCCCACGCGCCGCTCCAGGAAGCCGAGGAACTGGCGGTGATTGCCCACCAGCGCCTGCACCACGGCCTCGTCCGTCGCCGACTCCACGCTGGCCTCCGCCGTGCTCATCGCACCACCAGCGTGCCCTTCATCATCTCCATGCCGCAGGTGAAGGTGAACGTGCCCACCTTGTCCGGGACGAACGCCACCACCGTCTCCGTCAGCCCGGGCAGCGGCTGCTGGATGCTGAAGTCGGGGATGCGGAGCACGTCACCGCACCCGCCCGAGTCCTTGCGCACGAAGCGCAGGCGCGCGGGCACGCCCTGCTTCAGCGTCACCTCGCTGGGCTGGTAGCCCCCCTGCACGGTGATGGTCACCTCCTGCACCGCGCCATCCTTCGCCGCCGCCGTCGTGGGTGCCTTCGGTGCGTCCACGGGCGTCAGCAGGAAGCCGATGAAGTACTCCGGGTCATCCGGCATGGGCAGGCGCACCGTCACCTCGCGCTCGCCCTCGGCGGGAGGCAGCCTGCCGGTGAGGAACTCTCCCGACGGCACCAGCGGCGCCGACGTCCCCGCCACCTCCACCGTGCCCTTCTTCCCCTCCAGCGACACCGGCCGGCGAAAGGCGTCCGTCACCCAGACTCGCACCTCGCCGGACCTCAGGGACAGCACCTCCAGGTGGGTCTCGCCGCTCATCGCCACGATGCCGCCGTGCAGCGGCGTGTGGTCGTGCGCCTGCATCGTCGGAGCCGAGGTGCCCGCGGGCCCGTGTCCGTGCGCCTCCAGGTGCGCGGCGAAGCGCGCCACCTCGGGCTTCCCGCCGACCACCACCGTCACCACCATGGTCAGGTGCTCGTCCGAGTGCTCCGGCCCCTGGCCCGCGAGGTGGTCTCCCGCGGGAGCCAGCTTCACGTCCGGGTAGCCGCTCTTCGCCACCTTCACCGAGCCGCTCGCGCCCTCCACCGGACGTACGTTGAGGTCCTCATCCAGCAGGTAGACGCGATAGGAGCCTCCACGCGTCGCCACCAGCTCCATGTGCCCGCGCTGGGTGGACTCCACCAGCCCGCCATGCGGCGAGATATGGGCATGAGGCTGCGCCGCGGCGTGAGCGTGCGGCGCCGTCCCATCGTGCGAGTGAGGCACCGCTTCGTCGTGCGGCTTCGCCTGCGTGGCCGACGGTGCAGGTGCCTCGGCGGGCGCGTCCTTCTTGCTGCACGCGGCCACCAGCCCCGCCGCCATCACCACCGCGATGATTCGCTTCCCCATCGAACTTCCTCCCATGTCCCTCACGGTGCCCGCCTTCACAGTGTCGAGCTCGCGAGCCGCTCCGCCGGAGGCACTGCCGCCGGGAGCGCGGTGTCTTCTTCGGCGCGCGCCGCCGCCTTGCGCGCCAGGTAGCGCTCCAGGGCTGGACGCCCGAAGCGGTAGAACACGGCCGGCGTGACGAGCAGGTCCAGCAGCGTGGAGCTGATGAGCCCCCCGAGGATGACCGTCGCCACCGGGTGCAGGATTTCCTTGCCCGGCGCGCCCGCCGCGAGCGCCAGCGGCACCAGCGCCAGCCCCGCCGTCAGCGCCGTCATCAGCACCGGCACCAGCCGCTCCAGTGAGCCGCGCAGCACCAGCTCCCTGCTGAACGTCTCGCCCTCCACCTCCACCAGGTGCAGGTAGTGGGAGATGAGCATGATGGTGTTGCGGCTGGCGATGCCGCACAGGGTGATGAAGCCCACCAGCGTCGCCACCGACAGCGGCTGCCCGGTGAGCACCACCGCCGTCACGCTGCCCACCAGCGCCAGCGGGATGTTGAGCATCACCTGGAGCACCAGCCGCACCGAGCGGAAGTGCGCGTACAG
This DNA window, taken from Pyxidicoccus xibeiensis, encodes the following:
- a CDS encoding heavy metal translocating P-type ATPase, yielding MSHSHSHPHLHGGPTPPPPTSEEAHAIDPICGMKVDPRAPKGGSLEHEGRTFYFCNAKCRERFRADPARYLTPAQAEPPPAPAAPGTLYVCPMDPEVRQDHPGACPKCGMALEPESPPTLEARVEYVCPMHPEVVREGPGSCPICGMALEPRTVLPDQAPDPELQSMRLRFRVGLGLTVPLLVLAMSDMIPGQPVQHAVPASVLAWAQLVLATPVVLWGGWPFFQRGWASVRNRHLNMFTLIALGTGAAYLFSVFATLLPDVLPHGLRTGHGGSAPLYFEAAAVIVTLVALGQVLELRARHATSGALRALLSLAPAVARRVRDDGHEDDVPLTHVHVGDRLRVRPGEKVPVDGVVLEGASAVDESMVTGESLPVEKTPGEKVTGGTVNGTGSLVMRAERVGKDTLLSRIVQRVSEAQRTRAPIQRLADKVAAVFVPVVIVVAVVTAVVWGVWGPEPRLAHALVNAVAVLIIACPCALGLATPMSVMVGTGRGAQAGVLIRDAAALERLEAVDTLVVDKTGTLTEGKPKLVSVVPAAGLDEARLLALAASLERGSEHPLAAAIVEGAKERGVPLSKVEDFRSHTGQGVTGRVDGAVVALGNAALMTTQGAGAGELGARAEALRGEGQTVVLVAVDGRMAGLLGVADPVKASTPEALELLRAEGLRVVMLTGDSETTAQAVARRLGISDVIAGVLPEAKGDVVRRLQREGRVVAMAGDGVNDAPALAQADVGIAMGTGTDIAMESAGVTLVKGDLRAIARARRLSRGTLGNIRQNLFFAFIYNLLGVPLAAGVLYPFFGLLLSPIFASAAMSLSSVSVIANALRLRKLGL
- a CDS encoding GIY-YIG nuclease family protein, which translates into the protein MGTVAPLSFQECKVRASLLLKELCSQDAARSRRAAERLLTLPVFASLSPAELLSRRDSVQRKHVLALIAREQGFASWVDLKAAREAEAASSVDFEALLSRVGGVFLNRWFNTYDEALASLRREGGYLVPFRQQFFVCGPDVLTALGVDLADPDWALAGPDWLAPKNGAAHDRLASRLTRLAEASRALKRAPSLSRRKAPMSSNEAPMSPPPQPGGGKPTRAELKRAYKEKPPPMGVFAVRNRANGKVLVGTSMNIPGMLNRIRFELTTGMGRFPELLEDWRRYGADSFSFDVLDVLEPSEEPGADPKEELKVLEALWLDRLKPYGDAGYNKPPPA
- a CDS encoding RNA polymerase sigma factor, yielding MSTAEASVESATDEAVVQALVGNHRQFLGFLERRVGSRAVAEELLQAAFVKTLEKGGALHDGEGAVTWFYRLLRNALVDHYRKQAAEGRALEREAREATEASEDPELKTAVCACVGELLPTLKPEYAELVRKVDLEERGVPDVAREAGITANNAGVRLHRARQALKKQLERSCGTCASHGCLDCSCKKSRA
- a CDS encoding cupredoxin domain-containing protein, with the translated sequence MGKRIIAVVMAAGLVAACSKKDAPAEAPAPSATQAKPHDEAVPHSHDGTAPHAHAAAQPHAHISPHGGLVESTQRGHMELVATRGGSYRVYLLDEDLNVRPVEGASGSVKVAKSGYPDVKLAPAGDHLAGQGPEHSDEHLTMVVTVVVGGKPEVARFAAHLEAHGHGPAGTSAPTMQAHDHTPLHGGIVAMSGETHLEVLSLRSGEVRVWVTDAFRRPVSLEGKKGTVEVAGTSAPLVPSGEFLTGRLPPAEGEREVTVRLPMPDDPEYFIGFLLTPVDAPKAPTTAAAKDGAVQEVTITVQGGYQPSEVTLKQGVPARLRFVRKDSGGCGDVLRIPDFSIQQPLPGLTETVVAFVPDKVGTFTFTCGMEMMKGTLVVR